In a single window of the Acipenser ruthenus chromosome 42, fAciRut3.2 maternal haplotype, whole genome shotgun sequence genome:
- the LOC131709259 gene encoding tumor necrosis factor receptor superfamily member 14-like translates to MSYCKSTRPTMSRTIILLLMTLSCLGCASSCKTSVMQYKHNGMCCTRCDPGTKVKAHCGPNRGSTCEPCDSGTFFSQRNSDTKCQNCSQCLREMGLYTVQDCMSTSDTVCDCLEGYHCLNMTEKGCSRCEKHTACQPGYFIKRPGTYRKDTWCEECPNNQCPPEVCGCNVHSMPWIIMGSLICFAIAIAAGVILCLKGQAKKSKKALQHNEQLSASTVKQDSLVTVVTYNDTPTRQMGQ, encoded by the exons ATGAGCTACTGTAAGAGCACCAGACCAACAATGTCAAGAACCATCATCCTCTTACTG ATGACTCTGTCCTGCCTGGGCTGTGCAAGCTCCTGCAAGACCTCTGTAATGCAGTATAAACATAACGGGATGTGCTGCACACGCTGTGACCCGG GTACTAAGGTTAAAGCTCACTGTGGACCGAACCGCGGGTCTACCTGTGAACCCTGCGACAGCGGGACATTTTTCAGCCAAAGAAATTCGGACACCAAGTGCCAGAACTGCTCCCAATGCCTAAGGG AGATGGGTCTGTACACCGTGCAGGACTGCATGTCCACCTCGGACACTGTGTGCGACTGCTTGGAGGGGTACCACTGCCTCAACATGACGGAGAAGGGCTGCAGCCGCTGTGAGAAGCACACTGCTTGCCAACCTGGGTATTTCATCAAGCGGCCGG GAACATACCGCAAAGACACGTGGTGTGAGGAGTGCCCTAACAATCAGTGTCCACCAGA GGTGTGTGGCTGCAACGTGCATTCTATGCCGTGGATTATTATGGGGTCCTTGATTTGCTTTGCTATCGCCATCGCTGCCGGTGTGATTCTGTGCCTCAAAG GCCAGGCTAAGAAGTCCAAGAAAGCTTTGCAGCACAATGAACAACTGTCTGCGAGCACCGTGAAACAAGACAGCCTTGTAACCGTCGTCACCTATAATG ATACTCCAACAAGGCAAATGGGCCAATAA